CCCAGACCCGCTTCGTACTGCGCAAGACCCTGGAGGCCGGTCTGCCCGTGGTCGTGGTCATCAACAAGATCGACCGCAAGGACGCCCGTCCCCAGGAAGTGCTCAACGAGGTCTACGACCTGTTCATCGACCTGGACGCCAGCGACGAGCAGCTGGAATTCCCCGTGCTCTACGCCATCGGCCGCGCCGGTGTGGCCATGCGCAACATCGATGACGAACAGAAGGACCTGACCCCCCTGTTCGAGACCATCCTCGAAAAGATCCCCGGTCCTTCCTACGATCCCGAACAGCCTTTCCAGATGCTGGTGGCCGACCTGGACTACTCCGACTATCTGGGCCGTCTGGCGGTGGGCCGCATCATGCACGGCAGCATCTACGCCAACGAGAGCCTGGCCTGCATCGGCGAGGACGGTCAGGCCCGTCCCCTGCGCGCCTCCAAGATCCAGGTCTATGAAGGCCTGCAGCTGGCCGAGGTGGACAAGGCCCAGCCCGGCGACATCGTGGTGGTGGCCGGCATCGAGGACGTGACCATCGGCGACACCATCTGCACCCGCGAGAACCCCCGCGCCCTGCCGCGCATCCGCGTGGACGAGCCCACCGTGGCCATGCGCTTCGGCATCAACACCTCTCCCCTGGCCGGCCGTGAAGGCAAGCTGGTGCAGAGCCGCATGATCCGTGACCGCCTGGAGCGCGAATGCCTGCGCAACGTGGCCGTGCGCGTGGAAGACACCGCCGACAAGGACGCCTTCCTGGTCAAGGGCCGCGGCGAGTTCCAGATGGCCATCCTCATCGAGACCATGCGCCGCGAAGGTTTCGAGCTTTCCGTGGGCCGTCCCGAGGTCATCCTCAAGAAGGACGAGAACGGCAAGACCCTGGAGCCCATCGAGCACCTGTACGTGGACTGCGACGAGGTCTTCATGGGCGTGGTCACCGACAAGCTCAACCAGCGCAAGGGCCGCATGCTCAACTGCACCAACAACGGCACCGGCCGCGTGCGTCTGGAGTTCTCCGTGCCTTCCCGCGGCCTCATCGGCTACCGCGACGAGTTCCTCACCGATACCAAGGGCACCGGCATCATGAACTCCTACCTGGAAGGCTATGAAGAATGGCGCGGCGACTTCCCCACCCGCTATTCCGGTTCCATCGTGGCCGACCGTCCCGGCAATGCCGTGGCCTACGCCCTGTTCAACCTGGAGCCCCGCGGCACCCTGTTCGTGGAGCCCGGCGATCCGGTCTACGAGGGCATGATCGTGGGCGAGCACAACCGTGACAACGACATCGACGTCAACGCCACCAAGGAAAAGAAGCTCACCAACCTGCGCGCCGCCGGCAAGGACGAGAACGTCATCCTCACCCCCGTGAAGAAGATGACCCTGGAACACGCCCTGCACTTCGTGCGTGAGGACGAGCTGGTGGAAGTGACCCCGCTCTCCCTGCGCCTGCGCAAGGTGGAACTCTCCGCCCAGAAGCGCTACCAGATGGCCGGGGCCAAGAAGAAAGGCTAGATATCCTTTCCCGGAAGCATGAAGGGCCGGCAGACATGTTCGCATGTCTGCCGGCCCTTTTCGTATGGGCGTCAGTCTGAGGAGCGCCTGACAGGACCGCCCGCCATGCCGGAGGGCCGTATCTTTCAGGCGCACAGGCCCGGAAGGGACAGGCAGGATCCCTGCTGTCCCGGTCTTTGCAAGACGGCAGGTCGCACATGGCCATGCCCTGCCGGAAGGGGGACGGTCTGGTCTGGGTGGTGCGCTGCCTGAAGGAGGGGGCGGGCAGCGGGCAAAAATGGCGGGGTTACGGCCGGATGTAGGCGAAGCCCCTGTTCTGCAGCTCCACGATCTCCACCAGGCCGGCGGGCACCACTTCGCAACCGGGCCAGAGGTCGGCCGCGGTCATCTTGTTGGCATCCAGGGCGTTCTTGCACAGACGCAGCTTGAGGCCGCGGGCCATGAGCTCTTCGGCGGTCTTCTGCAGTTCGGCCTGGGCAGGCACGAACAGCTTGACGGCCGGGCCGTTGGCCACCAGCACCAGCTCGAATTCCTTGCCGGGCAGGCCGTTCATATAGTTGAGGGCATTGACGAAGGCAAAGGCCAGCAGGGCGGGATCATTGGCGTCCACATGGAGGCAGAGATCATATGACATGAGACAGGCTCCTGAAAAAAAAGGATCTAACGGACTCATGGTAACAGAGGGGATTTGTCTTGCCAAGCTGTCCCTCTGCGGCTATGGGATTATTATGCGCCGAACAGATATCCTTTTTTCTTTCTTGCTCATGGCCTGCCTGCTGCTGGGCGGCTGCGGCCTGTTGTTCGGCGATGCCGCCGGAGAACTGCGCGATGACGGCGGGACCAAGATGCCCGCCGGACAGGGCGAACGCATCCCCTACAAACTGTCCATCGAGGTGGACGGCGAGCGTCGTGCCACGGCGGATGAAAAACGTGCCGCGGCCGCGGATCCCGACGAGGAGTCCGAGGGCGTGCCCCTGGACGGCAGCCCGGCGGACAG
This is a stretch of genomic DNA from Desulfovibrio piger. It encodes these proteins:
- a CDS encoding DsrE family protein yields the protein MSYDLCLHVDANDPALLAFAFVNALNYMNGLPGKEFELVLVANGPAVKLFVPAQAELQKTAEELMARGLKLRLCKNALDANKMTAADLWPGCEVVPAGLVEIVELQNRGFAYIRP
- the typA gene encoding translational GTPase TypA, whose translation is MQQNDKLRNVAIIAHVDHGKTTLVDALFRQSGVFRADQQVDDRVMDSMDLERERGITIAAKNCAVHWNGVKINIIDTPGHADFGGEVERSLSMASGAILLVDASEGPLPQTRFVLRKTLEAGLPVVVVINKIDRKDARPQEVLNEVYDLFIDLDASDEQLEFPVLYAIGRAGVAMRNIDDEQKDLTPLFETILEKIPGPSYDPEQPFQMLVADLDYSDYLGRLAVGRIMHGSIYANESLACIGEDGQARPLRASKIQVYEGLQLAEVDKAQPGDIVVVAGIEDVTIGDTICTRENPRALPRIRVDEPTVAMRFGINTSPLAGREGKLVQSRMIRDRLERECLRNVAVRVEDTADKDAFLVKGRGEFQMAILIETMRREGFELSVGRPEVILKKDENGKTLEPIEHLYVDCDEVFMGVVTDKLNQRKGRMLNCTNNGTGRVRLEFSVPSRGLIGYRDEFLTDTKGTGIMNSYLEGYEEWRGDFPTRYSGSIVADRPGNAVAYALFNLEPRGTLFVEPGDPVYEGMIVGEHNRDNDIDVNATKEKKLTNLRAAGKDENVILTPVKKMTLEHALHFVREDELVEVTPLSLRLRKVELSAQKRYQMAGAKKKG